TGTGTGCCAATCAGAACTGCTTCGCAGTTCTGATTAGCACACAAAATGTGGATCAAAAGCCACCGGCAGAGCGTAGCTCTGCCGAACCTGCGTTCGTTCCACTCACGCAGACCGCGTCACCCCCTCCGGGGGTTCCTCGGCCCGCTCACTCGCCTCCGGCTCGCTCGCGGTACAACCGCTCCCGCCCAGCACCGCCGAAGCCCTCGCGCTCCCGCTGGTCGCGCTCGCCCTTCATCCACCAAGGCTGCACCACCACCGCTCTGCACCCGCTAGCTGCCACCGCACGGCGGCCGCACCGCCACCGCGGCCGCGCGCCGCGCCGTTTATCCCCGGGCCGTTCGACTCGCCGGCATGGCCGACACCGACCTCATCGAGGCGCTCCGGAGCGCCGACGCCGTCCAGTACGGCGAGTTCGAGCTCTCACACGGCGGCACCAGCGAGTACTACGTCGACAAGTACCGCTTCGAGACCGACCCCGACTGCCTCTCGCGGATCGCCCGGTCGTTCGCGGCGAAGCTCGACGGCGGGAAACTCGCCGGGGTCGCGCTCGGCGCGGTCCCGCTGGTGGCGGTCACGAGCGTCGAGACCGGGTCACCCTACGTCGTCGTCAGGAAGTCGAAGAAAGAGTACGGCACCGGGAACCAGATCGAGGGCGAACTCGCGGACGGTGAGTCGGTGACCGTTCTCGAGGACATCGCGACCACGGGCCAGAGCGCACTGGATGCCGTCGAGGCGCTCCGGGAGGCGGGAGCGGTGGTCGACCGCGTGCTGGTGGTCGTCGACCGCGAGGAGGGCGCACGCGAACGCCTCGCCGAGCACGACGTCGAGCTCGACGCGCTCGTCACGGCCGAGGACCTCCTCGCGAACGCGTAGGGATTCGTTCGCCCTCGTTTCCTCCGCATGAAAATGTTTAACACTGCGCTCCTCTCCGGGTGAGTATCAATGGGTGCCAGGGACACCATCGCGGGCTATTTCGGCTTCGACGAACACGACACCGACCTCAGAACGGAACTCCTCGCGGGGCTGACGACCTTCCTCACGATGTCCTACATCGTGGTGGTCAACCCTTCGATCCTCGGGGCGGCGATCTCGGTTCCGGGTCGGACCGACGCGCAAACCATCCAGATGATCGCGGTGGTGACGCTGGTCTCCGCCGCGGTCGCCACGCTCGTGATGGGGCTCTACGCGAATCGGCCGTTCGGCCAGGCCCCCGGGCTCGGTCTCAACGCCTTCTTCGCGTTCACCGTGGTCCTCGGGCTCGGTGTGCCCTGGCAGAGCGCCCTCGCCGCCGTCGTGGTCGAAGGGCTGCTCTTTCTCGTCCTCACGGCCGTCGGCGCGCGCGAGTTCGTCATCAAACTGATCCCCGAACCCGTGAAGTTCGCGGTCGGCACGGGGATCGGGCTCTTCCTCGCGATCATCGGGTTGGAGGCGATGCGGGTCGTCGCGGGCGACGCCTCGACGTTCCTCCAGTTCAACCCCGTCTTCGCCTCCGACCCGGTGGCGGTGCTCGCGGTGCTCGGCCTCTTCTTCACCCTCGTGCTCTACGTCCGCGGGACCAAGGGGGCGATCATCATCGGGATCATCGCGACCGCGCTCGCGGGCTACGTCGCCTCGTTGCTCGGTTTCAGCGCCTTCCCGGCCGATCAAGCCCCCGAGGGAACCACCCTGCTCTCGGCGTCGCTGGTCTCCCCGTCGGGGCTCCAGTACTCCGCGGCGGGCTACGATATCACACCCTTGGTCGGCGCGTTCGTCCAGGGGTTCCAGAACGTCGATGCGGTCTCGTTCGCGCTCATCGTCTTCACCTTCTTCTTCGTGGACTTCTTCGACACCGCGGGGACCCTCACCGGGGTGGGCCAGGTCGCGGGCTTCCTCGACGACGACGGCAACTTCCCCGACATCGACAAACCGCTGATGGCCGACGCGGTCGGGACGACGGTCGGCGGCATCCTGGGGACGTCGACCGTGACGACCTACGTCGAGAGCTCGACGGGGGTCGAAGCGGGCGGCCGGACGGGGCTGACCGCGGTCGTGGTAGGAGTACTCTTCCTCGTCTCGCTGCTGTTCGTCCCGCTGGCGTCGGCGATCCCGCAGTACGCCTCCCACATCGCGCTCGTGATGGTCGCGGTCCTGATGCTCCGGAACGTCGCCGAGGTCGACTGGAACGACCTGACCCACGCCGTCCCCGCGGGTCTGACGATCCTCGTGATGCCGTTCACCTACTCGATCGCCTACGGTATCGCCGCCGGGATCATCTCCTACCCGGTCGTGAAGGCCGCCCGCGGCCAGGCGCGCGACGTCTCGACCGGCCAGTGGGTGCTCGCGGTCGCGTTCGTGCTGTACTTCTTCGTCCGCACGAGCGGGGTCCTCGCGGGACAGCTCTGAGACCCGGATCGAGATGCGTGATTCGCTCCCCGGCCGGCGCTGGTTTCTCAGGGGGCTCCTCGGCGTGGCGCTGTGTGCGCTCGCGCTCGCGGCGGTCACCTCGGCGGTGACCGACGACCCGACCGGTCTCGGGCCCGGGAACGTCAGCCAGCCCGCGAACGGGGACACCGTCGTGAGCGTCCAGGGCTTTCACTTCCGCGGGGTCGGCAACGGCAAGAAGCCCGCCCGGCTGGTGAGCGCGGGCCCGAACGCCACCACGCAGTGGGTTCACGACGGCGGCGCGGACTCGCGGTGGTACTACGACGTCGACCCGCTCTCGGACGGCAACCTGCTGGTGACCTCGACGGAGCCCGGCGAGACGGTGGTCTACGAGTACGATCCTCGCACTCGAGAACGGGTCTGGACCGAGCGCTTCGACATCGAGGACACCCACGACGTCGACCTGATCGGGGACGACGAACTCCTCGTGGCGAACATGCGCGCGACGAACGATTCCGGTACCCCGAACGACCGGGTCTTCGTCTACAACCGCACTCAGAACCGGGTCGTCTGGGAGTGGGTCGTTCGCAACCACTTCCCGAGGGGGACCGACGGTGGCTACTCGGCGGACTGGACCCACGTCAATGACGTCGACGAGGTCGGCGAGGGGAAGTATCTGGTTTCGCTTCGGAACTTCGACCAGGCGGTCGTGGTCGATCGGTCGACGAAGCGGGTCGAGCTGCGCCTCGGGCGGGACGGCGCGCACGCCACGCTCGACGAACAGCACAACCCGGACTCCCTCGAAAGCGAGACCGGCACACCCACGATCCTCGTGGCCGACTCCGAGAACGACCGGGTGGTCGAGTACGAACGGACCGGCGGCCCGGCGGGCAACGGGACCTGGGAACGAACTTGGGCGCTCACGGGCTTCGACTGGCCACGCGACGCCGACCGCCTGCCGAACGGCAACACCCTCGTCACTGACACCCTGAACCAGCGGGTGGTCGAGGTCACGCCTCGTGGGGAGATCGTCTGGGAGTACTTCGCGCCGTGGGCCCCCTACGACGCCGAGCGGTTGAGCGCCGCGAACACGACTGGCGGGGAGAACGCCTCCGTCGGTGGGTCGAACGGCCCGACCATCGCCGACCTCGGGGCTTCGGGGCGCTACGCCGTCTCGGGCGGGACGAACGCCTCGGACGCGAACCCGTCGTTCCCGACGTGGATCTCGAAGGTGGCGCGGGACACCCCGGTCGAGACCGAGGTCGATTCGCTGGCCCGGAGTTACGCCCACGTCACGCCGTTCGTTCGGCCCGTGTGGCTGTCGAGTTGGGGGTTCGCGGCGGCGCTCGGCGGGGTGGCCCTCGGGCTCTGCTGGGCGGTCGGTGAAGTCGTCTACCGGCGGGGGCGGATCCGGCGCGAACTCGCGCGACGACTCCCCTGAGTGGCTTGCGAGGGGTTCGCACCACCGTGGTGTTCTTGAGGCTGGACGGCCTACGAGGAGGTGTAATGTCCAACCTCGAACTCTACGAACTCGAAGGCTGCCCGTACTGTGCGAAAGTCAAGGACAAGCTCGCGGAGCTCGACCTGGAGTACGAATCGCACATGGTGCCGAGTTCGCACGACGAGCGGACCGAAGTCGAGGAAGTCAGCGGTCAGACCGGCGTGCCGGTGCTCGTCGACCCCGACAACGGTGTCGAGGGGATGGCGGAGTCCGACGACATCGTCGAGTACCTCGAACAGAACTACGCCGAAGCCGCTGCGTAAGTCGGTCCAGACCACCGTTTTTTGTCCCTAACCTCGATAGCGACGGCTGTGGCGGTCGCGGTGCGGCGCGGCCGCCGTGCGGTCGCGGAGCGGTTGGCGCAGCTCCTGATGTCTCGGCGAGCGGGAGCGAGCCGAGGCGCAGGAGAGCACCGCTCTCCTGGTGGATGAAGGGCGAGCGCCCGGAGGGCGCGAGGGCTTCGGCGGTGCGGTGCTGTGCGGTTGCAGAGAGTGTGGTGATCCCACCGCGAGCGAGTGAAACGAGTGAGCGGGCGCGAGGGTGACCGGAGGGAACCCGACGCGCTTTTGATCCACATTTTGCCAGGGAGGCCGCTTCGCGGCCGACCGCAGCAAAAGGTGGGTGTTTATCGCACCACCGTCACGGGCACGGGCGAGCGCCGGACGACGGTCTCGGCGACGCTCCCGAGGAGGATCCGCGAGACGCCGTCGCGGCCGTGGCTCCCCATCACGATGGCGTCGAAGGCCTCGTCCTCGGCGAAGGAGACGATCCCGTTGGCGGGGCGGTCGACGGTGGTCTCGGTGGCGAACGAGCCGTCCGGGAGGCGCTCGCGCGCGGCCTCGAACAGGCCGTCGGCGCGGGCCTTCGAGGCCTCGTACCACTCCTCGCCGTAGCTCACGTCGCCGACCTGCGCGCCCGAGCCGGCCCCGACCGGGTTGATGACGTACAACAGCGTGACGTCGGCGTTCGGGTACTCGGCCATCGCGTGGTCGAGCGCGTCCCAGGCCTGCTCTGAACCGTCGATCGGAACCAGCACCCGTTTGACCATGCGCAATGGTAGCGCGTCAGGCGGATTAAACCCTCTGGCCGACCACCACGCCGAACGTCGATGTTTTGACGGCTCGCGGGGTAGGGTAAGTATGCTCCTGGTCCGCGGCCACGCCGGCGGGACGGCACTGACCGGCACGCTCTACGAGCGCGGCGAGGACGCGCCGTCGTTCAGCGGCGCGCCCGACGAGAGCGCGCCCTATATCTGGGTCTGCGATTCGTTCTACGAGGTCGAATCCGGTGGGCAGCCCCAACGCATCGGCGACGAGACCGTCAACGTCGCCTTCGAATCACCCGTGGCCCACGGCTTCGAGACGCGCGAGCGGGCGATCGAAGGCGCGAAGGAACATCTTCGGACGCAGTTCGCTCGGGTCGGCGTTGCGGAATCCGACGTCGAGATCGAGGTTCAGAAGGCGGATTCGGCGGCGCGATAAGTCTCGGATCTGGTTCACGACGTACTGGTCCGTGCATCAGGACGTGAACGCCGAACTGGTCCACTACATGCGGGGCGACGAGGCCGGAACCAGCATTGAGGACGGCGCTATGCATCACTATATCCATACCTACTACGAGGACGTTGAGGACCTGTATCTCGATCGCGTCTTCAAGCTCGATGTCTAATATCGTGTCAGCGGATTAACTGATGTTGTTCATGAGCCCTACTATATATAGTAGGGAATGTGAACAGGTGCGATTAATAAATTGACACGTCAATAATGTCTTCGCAAACCAGCGGACGCAGATGGTTTCTTCGAAATGTCTGATGTTTAATCGTCAGTGTATTGTACCCCTTTAACATACAACTATTCGTGTCTGGCTCGGAGAGTGGTCCGGATCCAACGAAGATAATCCCCCAGCTCTCCGAAGCGGCGACAAACATCGTTGAGCTCCCTCGATACCAAAAACATCAGGCTCTCGGAATCATACTGGTCGCAGTCGGTTTGATGGGCGTAATTTATTCTGCTTGGGCTCAAGCGTATCTTTCGATCTTCTTCGCCTTCATTCCGATCGCGGCGGGCATTTGGCTATCTCGTAATTCGGACCAAACCGACAAAGAATTCGAAGAGCTTGCTCGAAGACAGGAAGAAGCGGAAACGGAAAGGAAAGAGCATGAGGCAGAAGAGCAGAGGCATAGAACAGAAGAACAAAAACAAAAAGCGAGAGCTGCACGAGCTCGGGCCGAATGGCTTGAAGGACAGCCGGCTACCTTGAAGGAACGTAGCAGAGAGTTCGAATTGGATAAACCTGAAGACGATCAAAACACAGACCAACCTGATGAACAAAAACGCGACCAAATGGGTCCTGAGACAAAAGACAGAAGCAAAATGACCGAAAGTG
This window of the Halococcus salsus genome carries:
- a CDS encoding DUF7113 family protein; translation: MLLVRGHAGGTALTGTLYERGEDAPSFSGAPDESAPYIWVCDSFYEVESGGQPQRIGDETVNVAFESPVAHGFETRERAIEGAKEHLRTQFARVGVAESDVEIEVQKADSAAR
- a CDS encoding universal stress protein — its product is MVKRVLVPIDGSEQAWDALDHAMAEYPNADVTLLYVINPVGAGSGAQVGDVSYGEEWYEASKARADGLFEAARERLPDGSFATETTVDRPANGIVSFAEDEAFDAIVMGSHGRDGVSRILLGSVAETVVRRSPVPVTVVR
- the pyrE gene encoding orotate phosphoribosyltransferase, giving the protein MADTDLIEALRSADAVQYGEFELSHGGTSEYYVDKYRFETDPDCLSRIARSFAAKLDGGKLAGVALGAVPLVAVTSVETGSPYVVVRKSKKEYGTGNQIEGELADGESVTVLEDIATTGQSALDAVEALREAGAVVDRVLVVVDREEGARERLAEHDVELDALVTAEDLLANA
- a CDS encoding integrase — protein: MHQDVNAELVHYMRGDEAGTSIEDGAMHHYIHTYYEDVEDLYLDRVFKLDV
- a CDS encoding aryl-sulfate sulfotransferase; this encodes MRDSLPGRRWFLRGLLGVALCALALAAVTSAVTDDPTGLGPGNVSQPANGDTVVSVQGFHFRGVGNGKKPARLVSAGPNATTQWVHDGGADSRWYYDVDPLSDGNLLVTSTEPGETVVYEYDPRTRERVWTERFDIEDTHDVDLIGDDELLVANMRATNDSGTPNDRVFVYNRTQNRVVWEWVVRNHFPRGTDGGYSADWTHVNDVDEVGEGKYLVSLRNFDQAVVVDRSTKRVELRLGRDGAHATLDEQHNPDSLESETGTPTILVADSENDRVVEYERTGGPAGNGTWERTWALTGFDWPRDADRLPNGNTLVTDTLNQRVVEVTPRGEIVWEYFAPWAPYDAERLSAANTTGGENASVGGSNGPTIADLGASGRYAVSGGTNASDANPSFPTWISKVARDTPVETEVDSLARSYAHVTPFVRPVWLSSWGFAAALGGVALGLCWAVGEVVYRRGRIRRELARRLP
- a CDS encoding NCS2 family permease, whose translation is MGARDTIAGYFGFDEHDTDLRTELLAGLTTFLTMSYIVVVNPSILGAAISVPGRTDAQTIQMIAVVTLVSAAVATLVMGLYANRPFGQAPGLGLNAFFAFTVVLGLGVPWQSALAAVVVEGLLFLVLTAVGAREFVIKLIPEPVKFAVGTGIGLFLAIIGLEAMRVVAGDASTFLQFNPVFASDPVAVLAVLGLFFTLVLYVRGTKGAIIIGIIATALAGYVASLLGFSAFPADQAPEGTTLLSASLVSPSGLQYSAAGYDITPLVGAFVQGFQNVDAVSFALIVFTFFFVDFFDTAGTLTGVGQVAGFLDDDGNFPDIDKPLMADAVGTTVGGILGTSTVTTYVESSTGVEAGGRTGLTAVVVGVLFLVSLLFVPLASAIPQYASHIALVMVAVLMLRNVAEVDWNDLTHAVPAGLTILVMPFTYSIAYGIAAGIISYPVVKAARGQARDVSTGQWVLAVAFVLYFFVRTSGVLAGQL
- a CDS encoding glutathione S-transferase N-terminal domain-containing protein — protein: MSNLELYELEGCPYCAKVKDKLAELDLEYESHMVPSSHDERTEVEEVSGQTGVPVLVDPDNGVEGMAESDDIVEYLEQNYAEAAA
- a CDS encoding DUF308 domain-containing protein; this translates as MSGSESGPDPTKIIPQLSEAATNIVELPRYQKHQALGIILVAVGLMGVIYSAWAQAYLSIFFAFIPIAAGIWLSRNSDQTDKEFEELARRQEEAETERKEHEAEEQRHRTEEQKQKARAARARAEWLEGQPATLKERSREFELDKPEDDQNTDQPDEQKRDQMGPETKDRSKMTESDRHD